The genome window TAGCAATAATGGTCTATTTTAGTTTAGCATTCACAAATGATTGAAATGCATTCATTTCTGGTATGTCTTTATCTTGATTTTCGTACATTTTTTTACCTCCTTTCTTTGTTATTATGAGAATTTATAATGGGATTTATGAATATAAAAGGTGAAATCAAAAAGTTATACTGTTATACAACAGTGGTCATTCTGTATTAATGTTATTGATTTCGTTTTCAAACCTGTAATACCAATAATAATTTAAGGATGATAAAATGTGTATTACTAAAAAAAATGAAAAAATAGACACAACTATGACATTTATCACATACAGCTCCCGTTCTCTTTTTTATAATAAAATTAACGTTATGTTCCTAATTATAGAATGTTTCTTAGGTGGGAATAAATGGAGGGGGAGTAAAATGTCAATATTACCAAAAAAGAATGAGCTTGGTTTCTTTGAAATTCGACTTGAATCAATCGGTGGGTTAGGGGCAAACCTTGCTGGAAAAATGTTAGCTGAGGCGGGCGTTTTAGGTCACGGTTTAAATGGCTCGAATTTTTCATCCTATGGATCAGAGAAAAAGGGATCTCCAGTCAAAAGTTTTATTCGTTTTTGCGATCCAGATATAGAAATAAGAGCACATTCACCTATAGAACAACCACATGTTGTTGGAATTTTTCATGAAGCACTTTATAAAACGGTGGATGTAGTTAGTGGATTAGATCCACACGGAATTGTTCTAGTAAACAGTACAAGAGATTTCGATTCCGTTCGTAAGGATTTGAATTTAGAATATGGAACCTTAGCAGTAGTTGACGCCCTTGGAATTGCTGTAGAAGAGAAGACAAGAGTAAATACTGCTATGTTGGGAGCGTTATATAGAATCGTTGAATTTTTAGACCCGGATTCCATGAGAAGTGTTATCCGAAAAACTTTTGAGAAAAAATATCCTCATCTAGTTGATGGAAATATTAATACTTTTAATCGTGGTTATAATGAGGTTCAATTTAAAACATATGCCGTACCCGAGGATGCTGCGCACAAAAGGTTTGAAAGAAAAGAACCTCGACTTGGGTATTTGACACAAGAAATGGGTGGAATCATTACCTCTCAGGCAAATAGTATTCAAAAAGATCTTAGTGGATCACGACAAGGATTTCTTCCCAATTTCGAAATGGAAAAATGTATTAACTGTGCTCAATGTGATACCGTTTGTCCTGACTTTTGTTTTGTTTGGGAAGAAGGAGAAGACAAAAGAGGGAGAAAGCAAATGTTTCTTAAAGGAATCGATTATCAATATTGTAAGGGCTGCTTAAAATGTATTGAAGCCTGTCCTACGGATGCATTATCTGAAATGCGTGAAGTTCTTGGTTTCAGTGAAGAAAATAGAGTGAAGCAGAATTTCCCTTATTTGGAAGGAGTGACCCAATAATGGCGACTTTAGAGGAGAAAGTATCAAGTTCAAGGCAAGCAGAGCAAGAAATTATTTTTGAATCTGGAAATGAAATGGCTGCAAAAGCTGCCGCTCAAATAAATTATCATGTGATGGGTTATTTCCCTATTACACCATCAACAGAAATTGCTCAATATTTAGATCAAATGAAGGCAAGGGGAGAGCATGACATTAAATTGATCCCTGCAGACGGGGAACATGGCTCAGCGGGTATTAATTACGGTGCGGCAGTCAGTGGTGCGCGTGTGTTTAATGCAACGAGTGCCAATGGATTAATGTATATGTTAGAGCAACTACCAGTTCAATCTGGTACGCGTTTTCCGATGGTTATGAATCTAGTAACTCGCTCTATCAGTGGTCCACTTGATATTAGAGGAGATCATTCTGATTTATATTATGCCTTAAATACAGGATGGGTTATCTTAACAGCAAGCACTCCACAAGCTGTTTATGATATGAATATTATGGCTTTAAAGGTTGCTGAACACTCAGATGTAAGATTACCTGTAATTGTAGCTTATGATGGTTTCTTTACTTCTCATCAGAAGCGAAAAGTGCAAATTTTCAAAAATAGAGAGGTCGTACAAACCTTTGTTGGGGAACGTCCCACTCATTATCCAAATGCTATTGATAAAGAGCATCCTGTAACGATCGGTGCTCATATGGATGGAAATGATCTAATTAATAATAACTACCAGCAATCTGAAGCTATTTACAGAGCGGGAGAAGTATATAAAGAGATTGCTAGAGAATATGCAAAATTATCAGGCCGTGAATATCCAACTATTGAAACGTATGGAATGGAAGATGCTGAAGTAGCGCTATTTTTAATAAACTCTGCAGCAGAAACTGCAAAAGATGTAGTTGATAAATATCGTCAACAAGGAATCAAGGTGGGAGTTATTAGCCCGAATGTAATCCGACCTTTCCCATCAGCCGAAATCCGTCAAGCCCTTAAGAATGTGAAAGCCCTTCTTGTTGGAGAGCGTGCAGATTCCTATGGCGCTAATGGTCCAAATATGACCCATGAAATAAAGTCTGCCCTTCAAGATGATAAGGAAAACCAAACGATTGTATTAAGTCGTGTCTTTGGTATCGGTGGTAAGGATTTCTTTGCTGATGATGCAGAAGAATTCTTTAATCAGGCATTAGAAGCTGCAGAAGTGGGCTTTGCTGCTAAACCATTTGATTACTATGGGATTATTCCGGGCAAAGAGGAAAATCGTTTAAAGCCCGTTATTAAACCACAACATACCGATGAATTCAAAACAGGTTTGATTCAAGTAACGAAAGATGAAGAAACAAATAAATTAAAGGTCAAAATCCCTCCACTTCGTGCTTTAACAACGAAACCTAAGAGACTAGGATCAGGACACGGGGCGTGCCCAGGATGTGGTATATTCCCTGGTTTAGAGCTGTTCTTTAAAGGTATTGAAGGGGATATTGTTGTACTATTCCAAACCGGATGTGGCTATGTAGTTTCAACTGCTTATCCACACTCTTCCCATAAACAAAGCTTTATTCATAATTTGTTTCAAAACGGTCCAGCTACTCTTTCAGGTACAGTTGAAGCATTCTTTGAATTAAAGCGTCGTGGAGAAATTCAAGTGGACGATGATTTCACATTTGTTATGGTCACTGGTGATGGAGGAATGGACATCGGAATGGGTTCAGCTATCGGTACTGCTCTTCGTAATCATAAAATGATTATTCTTGAATATGATAACGAAGGCTATATGAATACTGGATCACAAATGTCTTATTCTACTCCTCTTGGTCATATGACATCGACATCTGGAGTAGGAAAGACTCAACAAGGAAAGTCTTTCCATCATAAAGATACAGCTCAAATCATGGCTGCAACCAATATTCCATATGTATTCACTGGAACAGAGGCTTATCCGCAGGACCTAATTAAAAAAGCGGCAAAAGCGCAATGGTATGCACAAAATGAGGGGTTGGCTTATGGAAAATTATTAATTACTTGTCCTCTAAACTGGAAATCTGAGGACCGTTATGGGGAAACCATTATGAAAGCTGCTGTTGATTCTTGCTTCTTCCCACTGTATGAAGTAGAACATGGTGAAACAACTATAACAGTAAATCCGGAAGCGAAAAATAAACGTGTACCTGTAACAGAGTGGTTAAAGTATCTAGGAAAGTCAAAACATCTTCTTAAGGAAGAAAATGCTGTTCTATTAGAAAGCTTCGCTAACGAAGTTGAAAACCGTTGGAATCGCCTGAAAGCAAGACATGAAAGTCCATTTTTATAATAAATATTAAGCTAGTACAAATTTGTGCTAGCTTCTCTTTTTGAAATTTTAAATTTAGTACCTAAATTATTTTTTTACAAACTTTTTCATAGGATAATGGTAAAATAAAAGAATAGGACTAAAGACCATTTAATGGCAGTGATAGGGACTAAATAACCTGTTTTTAAACTTATATTGGAAGTGGTGTTCGACAATGGAACTACCTAATAAATTATTTGTTTCTCAAATCCAAGCTTACATACAATTAGGAGGAATTGTGACGGACGCCTTTTTCTTAATGAAAGTGGATAGAGCAGGAGATTTAAATGATTTTTCCTTTCGTTATTATTATATAAATGAGCAAGCTATGAATCTTGCTCAGCTAACTAAGGATCATATTGGAAAAACAATTGAGTATAGTATGCCAGCAGGAGATTTTGCTTTCCTTAATGAAAAATATATATTGGTTGCTCGTAATAAG of Bacillaceae bacterium S4-13-56 contains these proteins:
- a CDS encoding thiamine pyrophosphate-dependent enzyme, whose product is MATLEEKVSSSRQAEQEIIFESGNEMAAKAAAQINYHVMGYFPITPSTEIAQYLDQMKARGEHDIKLIPADGEHGSAGINYGAAVSGARVFNATSANGLMYMLEQLPVQSGTRFPMVMNLVTRSISGPLDIRGDHSDLYYALNTGWVILTASTPQAVYDMNIMALKVAEHSDVRLPVIVAYDGFFTSHQKRKVQIFKNREVVQTFVGERPTHYPNAIDKEHPVTIGAHMDGNDLINNNYQQSEAIYRAGEVYKEIAREYAKLSGREYPTIETYGMEDAEVALFLINSAAETAKDVVDKYRQQGIKVGVISPNVIRPFPSAEIRQALKNVKALLVGERADSYGANGPNMTHEIKSALQDDKENQTIVLSRVFGIGGKDFFADDAEEFFNQALEAAEVGFAAKPFDYYGIIPGKEENRLKPVIKPQHTDEFKTGLIQVTKDEETNKLKVKIPPLRALTTKPKRLGSGHGACPGCGIFPGLELFFKGIEGDIVVLFQTGCGYVVSTAYPHSSHKQSFIHNLFQNGPATLSGTVEAFFELKRRGEIQVDDDFTFVMVTGDGGMDIGMGSAIGTALRNHKMIILEYDNEGYMNTGSQMSYSTPLGHMTSTSGVGKTQQGKSFHHKDTAQIMAATNIPYVFTGTEAYPQDLIKKAAKAQWYAQNEGLAYGKLLITCPLNWKSEDRYGETIMKAAVDSCFFPLYEVEHGETTITVNPEAKNKRVPVTEWLKYLGKSKHLLKEENAVLLESFANEVENRWNRLKARHESPFL
- a CDS encoding 2-oxoacid:acceptor oxidoreductase family protein; translated protein: MSILPKKNELGFFEIRLESIGGLGANLAGKMLAEAGVLGHGLNGSNFSSYGSEKKGSPVKSFIRFCDPDIEIRAHSPIEQPHVVGIFHEALYKTVDVVSGLDPHGIVLVNSTRDFDSVRKDLNLEYGTLAVVDALGIAVEEKTRVNTAMLGALYRIVEFLDPDSMRSVIRKTFEKKYPHLVDGNINTFNRGYNEVQFKTYAVPEDAAHKRFERKEPRLGYLTQEMGGIITSQANSIQKDLSGSRQGFLPNFEMEKCINCAQCDTVCPDFCFVWEEGEDKRGRKQMFLKGIDYQYCKGCLKCIEACPTDALSEMREVLGFSEENRVKQNFPYLEGVTQ